From Streptomyces sp. NBC_00690, a single genomic window includes:
- a CDS encoding pyridoxine/pyridoxamine 5'-phosphate oxidase, with protein sequence MDKDLQDPGAGFHDLLRSQLIWDTTLPAFDPADAPDAPLPLFQRWFAEACAARQPEPHTMSLATVDGEGRPDVRIVVMHDADAAGWHFATHSTSAKGRQLAAVPEAALGFYWAVQGRQVRVRGTVAASDAQQSLADLHARSTGALAAALTGRQSKVLDSLAELNRASRAAWDRARTEPDAPVSSWTRYVLEPHEVEFFQGDAERRHVRLRYRGGPERGWRRELLWP encoded by the coding sequence ATGGACAAGGACCTCCAGGACCCGGGCGCCGGCTTCCACGACCTCCTCCGCTCCCAGTTGATCTGGGACACCACACTGCCGGCCTTCGATCCCGCCGATGCGCCCGACGCCCCCCTGCCCCTGTTCCAGCGTTGGTTCGCCGAGGCGTGCGCGGCCCGACAGCCGGAACCGCACACCATGAGCCTCGCCACGGTCGACGGAGAGGGGCGACCGGACGTCCGCATCGTGGTGATGCACGACGCGGACGCGGCCGGGTGGCACTTCGCCACGCACTCCACCAGCGCGAAGGGGCGTCAGTTGGCCGCCGTGCCCGAGGCCGCGCTCGGGTTCTACTGGGCCGTACAGGGGCGCCAGGTCCGGGTGCGCGGCACGGTCGCAGCGAGCGACGCGCAGCAGAGCCTGGCGGATCTCCACGCCCGCTCCACCGGAGCCCTGGCCGCCGCCCTCACCGGCCGACAGAGCAAGGTCCTCGATTCGCTCGCGGAGTTGAACCGGGCCTCACGGGCCGCATGGGACCGGGCACGTACCGAACCGGACGCACCAGTATCCAGTTGGACGCGCTATGTACTGGAGCCGCACGAGGTGGAGTTCTTCCAAGGCGACGCGGAGCGGCGCCATGTCCGGCTGCGCTACCGGGGCGGACCCGAGAGGGGCTGGCGGCGGGAACTGCTCTGGCCCTGA
- a CDS encoding GlxA family transcriptional regulator, whose protein sequence is MTIPFELSTPHRIFGRAYSAAGEQLYEVITCAPEPGLVSTQADFQLHVPNGPEELERADTVIVPASYGPPGLFEEGRLPDDLAALFARIRPGARIASICTGSFFLAAAGLLDGRPATTHWAWTERFKRLFPAVSVDADVLYVDDGDILTSAGVAAGIDLCIHLVRRDHGAAVANDTARKSVVPPHRDGGQAQYILRPVPEAESASTAAAREWALRHLGDSLQLRDLAECESMSVRSFTRRFRAEMGVSPGQWLTQQRVERARQLLEATDRSIDLVAQECGFGTAQSLRQHFQGALGVAPTVYRRTFRSNGARC, encoded by the coding sequence ATGACCATCCCGTTCGAACTGAGCACCCCGCACCGGATCTTCGGCCGGGCGTACTCGGCCGCGGGGGAACAGCTCTACGAGGTCATCACCTGCGCCCCGGAGCCCGGGCTCGTCTCCACCCAGGCGGACTTCCAACTCCATGTGCCGAACGGCCCCGAGGAGCTGGAGAGGGCGGACACCGTGATCGTTCCGGCCAGCTACGGGCCCCCCGGCCTCTTCGAGGAGGGACGGCTACCGGACGACCTCGCCGCGCTCTTCGCCCGCATACGGCCGGGTGCGCGCATCGCATCGATCTGCACCGGCAGCTTCTTCCTCGCCGCAGCCGGTCTGCTCGACGGCAGACCGGCCACCACCCACTGGGCCTGGACGGAACGCTTCAAGCGACTCTTCCCCGCCGTCTCCGTGGACGCGGACGTGCTTTACGTAGACGACGGAGACATCCTGACCTCCGCTGGTGTGGCGGCCGGCATCGACCTCTGCATCCATCTGGTCCGTCGTGACCACGGGGCGGCCGTCGCCAACGACACGGCCCGCAAGAGCGTCGTACCGCCGCACCGCGACGGCGGCCAGGCGCAGTACATCCTGCGCCCGGTCCCCGAAGCCGAGTCGGCGAGCACCGCCGCCGCACGGGAATGGGCGCTGCGACACCTCGGCGACTCGCTCCAGTTGCGGGACCTGGCCGAGTGCGAGTCGATGAGCGTCCGTTCCTTCACCCGACGGTTCCGTGCGGAGATGGGCGTGAGCCCGGGGCAGTGGCTCACCCAACAGCGGGTGGAGCGGGCGCGCCAACTCCTGGAGGCCACCGACCGGTCGATCGACCTCGTGGCACAGGAGTGCGGTTTCGGTACGGCCCAGTCGCTGCGGCAGCACTTCCAAGGGGCGCTGGGCGTGGCTCCCACGGTCTACCGGCGGACCTTCCGGAGCAATGGAGCCCGCTGCTAG
- a CDS encoding sigma-70 family RNA polymerase sigma factor: MAKDTPARWDRKMQQRLARGEAAALGELYDKFASLVHMLAHRVLDDEDAADLVTREVFGYIWENPDAYDPKQGSLRSWVAKLTNSQALHRLRQAEARAIATGESSVDELEQKVRKAAAAARADYIVTSMPAPLRAALELAYFQRRDYRQTAADLGVTEDEARRRLRLGLQLLSTAHTRPLEGSSPPGYGRSL, encoded by the coding sequence ATGGCAAAGGACACACCAGCGCGCTGGGACCGCAAGATGCAGCAGCGGCTGGCCCGGGGTGAGGCCGCGGCCCTGGGCGAGCTGTACGACAAGTTCGCTTCGCTGGTGCATATGTTGGCCCACCGCGTGCTCGACGACGAGGACGCGGCAGATCTGGTGACCCGTGAGGTCTTCGGCTACATCTGGGAGAACCCGGACGCGTACGACCCCAAACAGGGCTCCCTGCGCTCCTGGGTGGCCAAACTCACCAACAGTCAGGCCCTGCACCGACTGCGCCAAGCCGAGGCCCGGGCCATAGCGACCGGTGAGAGCTCCGTGGACGAACTCGAACAGAAGGTGCGCAAGGCCGCCGCCGCAGCCCGCGCCGACTACATCGTCACCTCGATGCCGGCACCCTTGCGCGCCGCACTCGAACTGGCCTACTTCCAACGCCGGGACTACCGCCAGACGGCAGCCGACCTCGGGGTGACGGAGGACGAGGCGCGGCGCAGACTGCGGCTCGGCCTCCAGTTGCTCTCCACGGCACACACGCGACCGCTGGAGGGCTCGTCCCCGCCCGGCTACGGGCGGTCGCTGTGA
- a CDS encoding MFS transporter — protein sequence MTAPPLRTPRFHRAWSVAAVAFVTIIGAAGFASLPGLLIDPLHEEFGWSRGTIGFAVSVNLALYGLTAPFAAALMDRFGIRRVVAVALAVIALGSGLTVVMTTAWQLVMYWGVLVGLGSGSMALAFAATVTNRWFVQRRGLVTGILTAAGASGQLVFLPLLSWLVEQHGWRPAAITVALSALAVVPLVWLLLRDHPADVGTSAYGAEEFTPKPDPVPGAASRALKVLFRAARTGPFWLLAGTFAICGASTNGLVKTHFVPAAHDHGMPITAAASLLAVIGVFDVVGTIASGWFTDRYAARRLLAIYYALRGISLLFLPMLLAPSVQPPMIFFIVFYGLDWVATVPPTIALCREHYGDDSAVVFGWVLASHQVGAAIVAFAGGVARDVFGSYDVVWYGAGALCAVAALMSLVIRRPGPRGSVSGQKGAQRPKEVRAG from the coding sequence GTGACCGCACCCCCGCTCAGAACCCCCCGTTTCCATCGCGCCTGGTCCGTTGCGGCCGTCGCCTTCGTCACGATCATCGGCGCCGCCGGCTTCGCCTCGCTGCCCGGGCTGCTGATCGACCCGCTGCACGAGGAGTTCGGTTGGTCGCGCGGCACGATCGGCTTCGCCGTATCGGTCAACCTCGCGCTCTACGGGCTGACCGCGCCCTTCGCCGCTGCGCTGATGGACCGCTTCGGGATCCGTCGGGTCGTCGCCGTCGCACTCGCGGTGATCGCCCTGGGGTCGGGGCTGACCGTCGTGATGACCACCGCCTGGCAACTGGTCATGTACTGGGGGGTGCTCGTCGGTCTGGGCAGCGGCTCCATGGCGCTTGCCTTTGCCGCGACCGTCACCAACCGCTGGTTCGTCCAGCGGCGCGGACTCGTCACCGGAATACTCACCGCGGCCGGCGCTTCGGGCCAACTGGTCTTCCTACCGCTGCTGTCCTGGCTGGTGGAGCAGCACGGCTGGCGACCGGCCGCCATCACCGTCGCCCTGTCCGCGCTCGCCGTCGTCCCCCTCGTCTGGCTGCTGCTGCGGGACCACCCTGCCGACGTGGGCACCAGCGCATACGGAGCCGAGGAGTTCACCCCCAAGCCCGACCCCGTACCCGGAGCCGCCAGCAGGGCGCTGAAGGTGTTGTTCCGAGCCGCCCGTACCGGACCCTTCTGGCTGCTCGCCGGGACCTTCGCCATCTGCGGCGCCTCCACCAACGGCCTGGTGAAGACTCATTTCGTACCGGCCGCCCACGACCATGGAATGCCGATCACCGCAGCCGCCTCGCTGCTCGCCGTCATCGGGGTGTTCGACGTGGTGGGCACGATCGCCTCGGGTTGGTTCACCGACCGCTACGCCGCTCGCCGACTGCTCGCGATCTACTACGCGCTACGGGGCATCAGCCTGCTCTTCCTGCCCATGCTGCTCGCCCCCTCGGTGCAACCGCCGATGATCTTCTTCATTGTGTTCTACGGGCTGGACTGGGTGGCGACCGTACCGCCGACGATCGCTCTCTGCCGTGAGCACTACGGCGACGACAGTGCTGTCGTCTTCGGGTGGGTGCTCGCCTCGCACCAGGTCGGCGCGGCGATCGTCGCCTTCGCCGGTGGGGTCGCCCGGGACGTCTTCGGCTCCTATGACGTGGTCTGGTACGGCGCCGGTGCCCTGTGCGCGGTGGCGGCCCTGATGTCGTTGGTGATCCGACGGCCGGGGCCGCGGGGGTCCGTGTCCGGGCAGAAGGGGGCCCAACGGCCCAAGGAGGTCCGGGCCGGCTGA
- a CDS encoding cytochrome P450, with amino-acid sequence MGSGLAPAGLRRLYGPEAETDPAQMYEALRREHGPVAPVLLHGDIPAWVVLGHRENLEVMRTPSLFSRDSRRWTAFQEGKIAADSPLMPMVGWQPLCVFADGAEHTRLRQAVIDGLDQFDRHGVRRYVVRHTDQLVEAFAATGRMDLVHDYAERLPMLVMTQLLGMQATEDGPDLVEPTLDLMRGTETALASNEVVTKTLRELVQNKKRKPGRDLASRLIAHESKLTDEEIVEHLRLVLVAAHEGTVNLIANALRLILTDPRFRASLSGGQMTLPDALEQVMWDTPPIAMVPGRWATGDTVIGGQQIKEGDLLVLGLAPGNTDPAIRPDLSAPVHGNRSHLAFSSGPHECPGRDIGRAIADTGIDRLLTLLKGVQLAVPEGELTTDGAWLTRRVAALPVQFTPWRTGDEGTISTAVPVSQPLPATAPHTASTPVPAPAATTDGPWWKSLLFWR; translated from the coding sequence ATGGGCTCCGGTCTGGCCCCCGCCGGGCTGCGGCGGCTCTACGGGCCCGAGGCGGAAACCGACCCCGCGCAGATGTACGAGGCGTTGCGCCGCGAACACGGCCCGGTCGCCCCCGTCCTGCTGCACGGCGACATCCCGGCGTGGGTGGTGCTCGGTCACCGCGAGAACCTCGAAGTGATGCGCACGCCGTCGCTGTTCTCCCGGGACTCCCGCCGCTGGACGGCGTTCCAGGAGGGGAAGATCGCCGCCGACTCGCCACTGATGCCGATGGTGGGCTGGCAGCCGCTCTGTGTCTTCGCCGACGGCGCCGAGCACACCCGCTTGCGACAGGCGGTCATCGACGGGCTCGACCAGTTCGACCGTCACGGAGTACGGCGCTATGTGGTGCGCCATACAGACCAGTTGGTGGAGGCGTTCGCCGCGACGGGCCGGATGGACCTCGTCCATGACTACGCCGAACGTCTGCCGATGCTGGTGATGACCCAACTGCTGGGCATGCAGGCGACCGAGGACGGCCCCGACCTGGTGGAGCCGACCCTCGATCTGATGCGGGGCACCGAAACGGCCCTGGCCAGCAATGAGGTGGTCACCAAGACCCTGCGCGAACTGGTGCAGAACAAGAAGCGGAAGCCCGGCCGAGACCTCGCGTCACGGCTCATCGCCCATGAGTCGAAGCTGACCGACGAAGAGATCGTGGAGCATCTGCGGTTGGTGCTGGTCGCCGCCCACGAGGGCACCGTGAACCTCATCGCCAACGCCCTGCGCCTGATTCTCACCGACCCACGGTTCCGCGCCAGCCTCTCCGGTGGCCAGATGACCCTGCCGGATGCCCTTGAGCAAGTGATGTGGGACACCCCGCCCATAGCCATGGTGCCCGGCCGCTGGGCCACCGGTGACACCGTGATCGGAGGCCAGCAGATCAAGGAGGGCGACCTCCTGGTACTGGGCCTGGCACCGGGCAATACGGATCCGGCCATCCGTCCCGACCTGTCGGCACCGGTCCACGGCAACCGCTCCCACCTCGCCTTCAGCAGCGGACCCCATGAGTGCCCGGGGCGCGACATCGGCCGCGCCATCGCGGACACCGGCATCGACCGGTTGCTGACCCTGCTCAAGGGAGTGCAACTGGCCGTGCCGGAAGGTGAACTCACCACGGATGGAGCCTGGTTGACCCGTCGAGTGGCAGCCCTTCCGGTTCAGTTCACCCCCTGGCGCACGGGCGATGAAGGCACGATCAGCACGGCCGTTCCGGTGTCACAACCGCTGCCCGCGACCGCTCCCCACACCGCGAGCACGCCCGTCCCCGCTCCCGCCGCAACGACCGACGGACCCTGGTGGAAGTCGCTGCTCTTCTGGCGGTAG
- a CDS encoding zf-HC2 domain-containing protein: protein MNGPIDNGPEEPGPPADRDGIRNAPRIPAPRPAADDLDPLPRHPHPPPSSHGPRPRPEPFGSDGAIHSPEQHGPPERVDRPEAREFAESAESPDSAEPAEPAEPAEPEHRPAHPGRPGAPEHTDRTTVPPEADMSQESGSGAGTPSHSVLKSLLGAWALAACSTEETAAVEVHLGECAPCADEALRLRDAVGLLHPGRDLDLDPLLRFRVLENCLGRRPARIPVPEWASPYDSETARLDALLRDFGESEWKAPVELKWFNGTRLAHRTTTVSGVIGHLLTVDGLVAGALGLDDPLGRGAPHSPTRRTEEFWRNEAHQSMDEVHSPWRDQSHALVRTVSFAGRGVAELSVSYGDFSLPLRDSLLDRAFECWLHADDIADAVDYPYDPPRGSHLNRMIDLAARLLPATLAARRRQGLASPPKELVTAGAPGRSLRLEVEGAGGGNWYIALDSPAALGSPDHTVAQVALEGVEFCKLVAGHVSPRDAAAGQDGDREAINEVLLAAASLGRL, encoded by the coding sequence GTGAACGGCCCGATCGACAACGGGCCCGAAGAGCCCGGTCCCCCTGCGGACCGGGATGGGATACGGAACGCTCCCCGCATCCCGGCACCCCGTCCGGCCGCGGACGATCTCGACCCGCTGCCTCGGCATCCCCATCCGCCGCCCTCGTCCCACGGGCCGCGGCCCCGGCCGGAGCCGTTCGGGTCGGACGGGGCGATACACAGCCCCGAACAGCACGGTCCACCCGAGCGCGTGGACCGTCCCGAGGCCCGCGAGTTCGCCGAATCCGCAGAGTCCCCCGATTCCGCGGAGCCCGCCGAACCCGCCGAACCCGCCGAACCCGAGCATCGCCCGGCACACCCGGGACGCCCCGGGGCGCCGGAGCACACCGACCGAACCACCGTCCCGCCCGAGGCCGACATGTCCCAAGAATCCGGCAGCGGCGCCGGGACTCCGTCCCACAGCGTCCTGAAGTCCCTCCTCGGCGCCTGGGCACTGGCCGCCTGTTCCACGGAGGAGACGGCGGCCGTGGAAGTCCACCTCGGCGAGTGCGCCCCGTGCGCCGACGAGGCGCTACGGCTGCGGGACGCCGTGGGGCTGCTGCATCCAGGCCGTGACCTCGATCTCGATCCACTGCTGCGGTTCCGGGTGCTGGAGAACTGCCTGGGCCGTCGCCCCGCCCGCATTCCCGTACCGGAGTGGGCGAGCCCCTACGACTCGGAGACGGCCCGCCTCGACGCCCTGCTGCGTGACTTCGGCGAATCCGAGTGGAAGGCGCCGGTGGAGCTGAAGTGGTTCAACGGCACGCGGCTCGCCCACCGCACGACGACCGTGAGCGGAGTCATCGGCCACCTTCTGACGGTCGACGGCCTGGTGGCGGGTGCGCTCGGGCTCGACGATCCGCTCGGCCGGGGCGCTCCCCACTCGCCGACCCGTCGCACCGAGGAGTTCTGGCGGAACGAGGCCCACCAGTCCATGGACGAGGTGCACTCGCCGTGGCGGGACCAGAGTCATGCACTGGTGCGCACGGTGTCGTTCGCCGGCCGCGGCGTCGCCGAACTCTCTGTGTCCTACGGAGACTTCTCGCTCCCGCTGCGGGACTCCCTGCTGGATCGCGCCTTCGAGTGTTGGCTGCACGCGGACGACATCGCCGACGCGGTGGACTACCCCTACGATCCGCCGCGCGGGTCCCACCTCAACCGGATGATCGATCTGGCCGCGCGACTGTTGCCCGCGACGCTGGCGGCCCGTCGTCGCCAGGGATTGGCCTCGCCGCCGAAGGAGTTGGTCACGGCGGGTGCGCCGGGTCGTTCGCTGCGGCTGGAGGTGGAAGGCGCCGGTGGCGGCAACTGGTACATCGCGCTCGATTCACCGGCCGCGCTGGGTTCGCCCGACCACACGGTGGCGCAAGTGGCCCTGGAGGGCGTGGAGTTCTGCAAGCTGGTCGCCGGCCATGTGTCTCCCCGGGACGCGGCGGCCGGCCAGGACGGTGACCGCGAGGCGATCAACGAGGTACTGCTGGCGGCGGCGTCCCTGGGGCGGCTGTAG
- a CDS encoding TetR/AcrR family transcriptional regulator codes for MRQNLARRAALVDGAIEVLARDGARGLTFRAVDIEADVPKGTASNYFANRDDLLNQVGDRIYERMRPDDEALARMTDGPATRERTAELVREVVERVTSFRTGYLALLELRLEATRRPHLRAVLTERVSADVRANVDGHLSSGLPGDADAVRMIYLAANWLVVERLTLPDVFPPEQAADLITSLVERLIPPDAEG; via the coding sequence ATGCGGCAGAACCTGGCCCGGCGCGCCGCTCTGGTCGACGGGGCCATCGAGGTCCTCGCCCGTGACGGCGCCCGAGGGCTCACCTTCCGGGCGGTCGACATCGAGGCCGACGTGCCCAAGGGCACCGCGTCCAACTACTTCGCCAACCGCGATGACCTCCTCAACCAGGTCGGCGACCGGATCTACGAGCGGATGCGGCCCGACGACGAGGCCCTCGCGCGGATGACGGACGGGCCCGCCACCCGTGAGCGCACCGCCGAGCTGGTGCGGGAGGTGGTGGAGCGGGTCACATCGTTCCGCACCGGCTACCTCGCCCTGTTGGAACTCCGGCTGGAGGCCACCCGGCGACCGCATTTGCGGGCCGTGCTGACGGAACGGGTGAGTGCCGATGTGCGGGCGAACGTCGATGGACATCTGTCATCGGGGCTGCCCGGCGATGCCGACGCCGTCCGGATGATCTATCTGGCAGCCAACTGGCTGGTGGTGGAACGGCTCACCCTGCCCGACGTCTTCCCACCGGAGCAGGCCGCCGATCTGATCACCTCGCTGGTGGAGCGGTTGATCCCACCGGATGCCGAGGGGTGA
- a CDS encoding flavin-containing monooxygenase — protein MADEKGKRKVIDLTDERPVYIVGGGPGGLAVAASLRERGVRAVVLEKSDAVGASWRRHYDRLHLHTTRRLSGLPGLAMPRSFGRWVSRDDMVRYLEKYAEFHELEIVTGVEVSHIEPAGSDWLLHATGGRRLTGRAVVIATGYNHTQALPEWEGQETYTGELLHAGDYRAPGPFEGKDVLVVGVGNTGAEIAVDLVAGGATRVRLAVRTPPHIVRRSTLGWPTQRTGVLVRRLPAFLVDPAARVLSRLSVPDLSAHGLPRPGKGLLKRAREGAIPVQDMGLIQAVRKGSIEPVAAVDSFEGDKVLLADGSTISPDAVIAATGYRRSLEGLVGHLKVLDSRGRPLTRGGRTPKHAPGLYFTGFTNPISGMLREMAIDARKIAKSLS, from the coding sequence ATGGCCGATGAAAAGGGCAAGCGCAAGGTCATCGACCTCACGGACGAACGCCCCGTCTACATCGTCGGCGGTGGCCCGGGTGGGCTCGCCGTCGCAGCTTCTCTGAGGGAACGCGGTGTGCGGGCCGTGGTGTTGGAGAAGTCCGACGCCGTCGGCGCGTCCTGGCGCCGCCACTACGACCGGCTGCATCTGCACACCACCCGAAGGCTCTCCGGCCTGCCCGGACTCGCCATGCCCCGGTCGTTCGGACGGTGGGTGTCCCGCGACGACATGGTGCGCTATCTGGAGAAGTACGCCGAGTTCCACGAACTGGAGATCGTGACGGGCGTCGAGGTCTCCCACATCGAGCCCGCCGGCTCTGACTGGCTGTTGCACGCCACGGGCGGTCGGCGGCTGACCGGGCGGGCCGTGGTCATAGCCACCGGCTACAACCACACCCAGGCGCTGCCCGAGTGGGAGGGCCAGGAGACGTACACCGGTGAACTGCTACACGCCGGCGACTACCGTGCACCCGGACCCTTCGAGGGCAAGGACGTGCTGGTCGTCGGGGTCGGCAACACGGGTGCGGAGATAGCGGTGGACCTCGTCGCCGGGGGTGCGACCCGAGTGCGGCTCGCGGTCCGCACTCCCCCGCACATCGTCCGCCGCTCCACCCTGGGTTGGCCGACCCAGCGCACCGGAGTACTGGTACGCAGACTGCCGGCCTTCCTCGTGGACCCGGCAGCACGCGTCCTGTCCCGGCTTTCCGTCCCTGATCTGAGCGCACACGGGCTGCCCCGGCCCGGCAAGGGTCTGCTCAAACGCGCACGTGAAGGCGCCATTCCGGTTCAGGACATGGGTCTCATCCAGGCGGTGCGCAAGGGGTCCATAGAGCCGGTCGCCGCAGTCGACTCCTTCGAGGGCGACAAGGTGCTGCTGGCGGACGGCAGCACCATTTCGCCGGACGCGGTGATCGCGGCGACGGGGTACCGCCGCTCCTTGGAGGGGCTGGTCGGCCACCTCAAGGTGTTGGACTCCCGCGGCAGACCCCTCACCCGCGGCGGACGCACCCCCAAGCACGCTCCGGGGTTGTACTTCACCGGCTTCACCAACCCGATCAGCGGGATGCTCCGGGAGATGGCCATCGACGCACGCAAGATAGCGAAGTCGCTCTCCTAA
- a CDS encoding EF-hand domain-containing protein has protein sequence MDSAEYERKIASRFAAFDQDGNGFIDREDFSGTAARLLAEFSTTARSDKGQALYNGAEAFWQGMAGIADVDGDQRVSRQEFITGAVKRLRDNPKRFAEIARPFLHAVVAVADEDGGGVTRSAAERVLTVLGVDASLAGEVARGLDADDDGRITEEEILAAFAGYYVTPEQP, from the coding sequence ATGGACAGCGCAGAGTACGAGCGCAAGATCGCGTCTCGTTTCGCCGCCTTCGATCAGGACGGCAACGGCTTTATCGACCGCGAGGACTTCAGCGGGACAGCCGCCAGGCTGCTCGCCGAGTTCTCCACGACCGCACGCTCGGACAAGGGGCAGGCCCTCTACAACGGCGCGGAGGCGTTCTGGCAGGGCATGGCGGGAATCGCCGACGTGGACGGCGACCAGCGCGTGAGTCGACAGGAGTTCATCACGGGTGCGGTGAAGCGGCTGCGGGACAATCCGAAGCGGTTCGCCGAGATCGCCCGTCCCTTCCTCCACGCCGTGGTCGCGGTCGCCGATGAGGACGGCGGCGGCGTGACACGGTCGGCGGCCGAGCGGGTGCTGACGGTACTGGGTGTGGACGCCTCCCTCGCGGGGGAGGTGGCGCGCGGGTTGGACGCCGACGACGACGGTCGGATCACCGAGGAGGAGATCCTGGCCGCCTTCGCCGGGTACTACGTGACCCCTGAGCAGCCCTGA
- a CDS encoding cytochrome P450, whose product MSLELSAIPRAPGAIPLLGHTIKLMRGPLAFVRSLRESGEFVRVDIGTLPVCFATSPSLVHEVTVSKARSFEKGRLFQRVRPLVGNGLATADGDTHRRRRRLMQPMFHRQQIAGYVEVMESHADAVAESWTPGQRIDVNHEVTSLTIRTLAETLFSAEIGREAVTTVGRELPVIMKNMLMRTASPQLLDGLPLWRSFDRATANMRSVIDRLVVQTRASGQQAGQPDLLSVLLEAREADTGDALTDEEVRDELVTILFAGSETTASVLSWALHHLSQHPEIARAAADEIERVTDGGPVGFAEVPQLSLIQRVLDESLRLHGVVLLMRRALEPVEIGGYTLPAGTEVAFSLYALHRDPAIYSAPDVFDPDRWLPERRAELPREAVVPFGSGNRKCIGDAFAWTQATVTLAAILRRWRLSPVEGNTPREMLAAMANPDRVLMTVHPRGES is encoded by the coding sequence GTGTCGCTTGAGTTGTCGGCCATTCCCCGTGCACCCGGCGCGATCCCCCTCCTCGGTCACACCATCAAACTGATGCGCGGACCGCTCGCCTTCGTGAGGTCCCTGCGGGAGAGCGGCGAATTCGTCCGAGTGGACATCGGCACCCTCCCGGTCTGCTTCGCCACCAGCCCTTCCCTCGTCCACGAAGTCACGGTCAGCAAGGCGCGCAGCTTCGAGAAGGGCCGGTTGTTCCAGCGCGTGCGGCCCCTGGTGGGCAATGGCCTGGCGACCGCGGACGGGGACACCCACCGCCGGCGCCGCCGGCTGATGCAGCCGATGTTCCACCGGCAGCAGATAGCCGGCTATGTGGAGGTGATGGAAAGCCACGCCGATGCGGTGGCCGAGTCCTGGACGCCGGGCCAGCGCATCGACGTGAACCACGAGGTGACCTCGCTGACCATCCGGACCTTGGCCGAAACCTTGTTCTCCGCCGAGATCGGCCGAGAGGCGGTGACTACGGTCGGCCGTGAACTGCCGGTCATCATGAAGAACATGCTGATGCGCACGGCATCGCCCCAACTCCTCGACGGACTGCCACTGTGGCGCTCCTTCGACCGGGCGACCGCCAATATGCGGTCGGTCATCGACCGTCTGGTGGTGCAGACCCGGGCCTCGGGGCAGCAGGCCGGCCAGCCCGACCTCCTGTCCGTACTGCTCGAAGCCCGGGAGGCCGACACCGGAGATGCACTGACCGACGAGGAGGTGCGCGATGAACTGGTCACCATCCTCTTCGCCGGCAGCGAGACCACCGCGTCGGTCCTCAGTTGGGCCCTCCACCACCTTTCACAACACCCCGAGATAGCCCGGGCCGCGGCAGATGAGATCGAGCGGGTCACGGACGGTGGGCCCGTGGGCTTCGCGGAGGTGCCCCAACTCTCGCTGATACAAAGGGTGCTCGACGAGTCCCTACGGCTGCACGGCGTGGTCCTCCTGATGCGTCGCGCGCTGGAGCCGGTGGAGATCGGCGGATACACACTGCCGGCCGGTACGGAAGTGGCCTTCAGCCTGTACGCCCTGCATCGAGACCCCGCGATCTACTCCGCACCCGATGTCTTCGATCCCGACCGATGGCTGCCCGAGCGCCGAGCCGAGTTGCCGCGGGAGGCCGTGGTCCCCTTCGGTTCCGGCAACCGCAAGTGCATCGGGGACGCGTTCGCCTGGACACAGGCCACGGTCACCCTGGCGGCGATCCTGCGACGTTGGCGGCTGAGCCCGGTGGAAGGCAACACTCCGCGCGAGATGCTGGCCGCCATGGCGAACCCGGACCGCGTCCTGATGACCGTCCATCCCCGCGGCGAGAGCTGA
- a CDS encoding ATP-binding protein, producing the protein MQVLQVQLEVGPDPAEVGRARRWARSRLVGSGIGPDEPLADTLILLISELVTNAVVHTGCPAVLRMLFGAGVAEAGTVRVEVADNCSRPPRQRHADGDDTNGRGLELVDGLADRWGWKPEGSGKSIWCEVDRGVPDVAYGRVVARRLATARR; encoded by the coding sequence GTGCAGGTGCTCCAGGTTCAGTTGGAGGTCGGACCCGATCCCGCGGAGGTGGGACGAGCTCGGAGATGGGCCAGGTCGCGGCTCGTAGGCTCCGGGATAGGGCCTGACGAGCCGCTGGCCGACACCTTGATCCTGTTGATTTCGGAGCTGGTCACCAACGCCGTGGTCCACACGGGTTGCCCGGCCGTTCTCCGGATGCTCTTCGGGGCGGGCGTGGCCGAGGCGGGCACCGTCCGGGTCGAGGTGGCCGACAACTGCTCCAGACCGCCCCGTCAGCGCCACGCCGACGGTGATGACACCAATGGGCGCGGACTGGAGTTGGTGGACGGCCTCGCGGATCGATGGGGCTGGAAGCCGGAAGGCTCGGGCAAGTCGATCTGGTGCGAGGTCGATCGGGGCGTACCCGATGTCGCCTACGGGCGCGTGGTCGCCCGACGGCTCGCCACCGCTCGTCGCTGA